Proteins encoded in a region of the Capricornis sumatraensis isolate serow.1 chromosome 12, serow.2, whole genome shotgun sequence genome:
- the LOC138089306 gene encoding ADP-ribosyl cyclase/cyclic ADP-ribose hydrolase 1-like has product MGNLEEMDEFLDKYNLPKLSQEEIENFNRPITSIEIETIIKNPSKKKPWTRWLHRNRNCQEIKQAFMSAFISKDPCKATKEDYKPLINLADSTVPCDKRVLWSKTKELAREYAKPRGLVTLEDTLLGSLADNLSWCGEPGSPDLNTWSCPDWEKDCRTNYASVFWEVLSKRFAESACGTVQVVLNGSLENAFDEMSIFGRVEAPNLKPMVTLQAWLVHDPGKLPRDSCSGSSITKLKSILSERNVRFICRDNLSRDEFLGRF; this is encoded by the exons atgggcaacttggaagaaatggacgaatTTTTAGACAAGTATAACCTcccaaaactgagccaggaagaaatagaaaattttaacagacccatcacaagcattgAAATCGAAACTATTATCAAAAATCCATCAAAAAAAAAGCcctggaccagatggcttcacag aAACAGAAACTGCCAAGAGATCAAGCAGGCATTCATGAGTGCATTCATTTCCAAGGATCCCTGCAAAGCGACAAAGGAAGACTACAAACCACTGATCAACCTGGCAGATTCCACTGTGCCTTGTGACAAGAGAGTCTTATGGAGCAAAACAAAGGAGCTGGCTCGTGAATACGCGAAACCGCGGGGCCTGGTGACCCTGGAGGACACGCTGCTGGGTTCCCTTGCGGACAACCTCAGCTGGTGTGGAGAGCCAGGCTCTCCTGATTTGAACACGTGGTCTTGTCCAGACTGGGAGAAAGACTGCAGAACAAACTATGCTTCTGTATTCTGGGAAGTGCTGTCCAAAAGGTTTGCAGAAAGTGCCTGTGGTACAGTCCAGGTGGTGCTCAATGGGTCGCTCGAGAACGCCTTTGATGAAATGAGCATATTTGGACGAGTGGAAGCCCCTAACTTGAAGCCAATGGTTACACTACAGGCTTGGCTGGTACATGACCCTGGAAAACTTCCCCGTGACTCATGCTCTGGCTCCTCTATAACGAAACTGAAGTCCATCTTAAGTGAAAGAAATGTCAGATTTATCTGCAGGGATAATCTCAGCCGGGACGAGTTTCTTGGAAGATTCTGA